One Brumimicrobium sp. DNA window includes the following coding sequences:
- a CDS encoding T9SS type A sorting domain-containing protein: protein MKRLLLFLGVILLTSSMSFSQIIVSGISPASIAGNYAFEYGATNQAWGNSHIDDPAYAIQDELVLFVEADGGNLGCTAAANGGDIAGHIAILFRGNCEFGKKALEAQNAGAIGCIIINNVPGAPVGMNGGASGATVTIPVVMISDIDGASLLAEMQNGPVVMFIGNKLGLFPNDLTINPNAIYRPQFSSIPSAIAEDGSDYTIKFGGTVYNFGSNDQSDISLNAVITFNGTEVYNETVTSSDLLEAGDSVDIFLPDFAPTSWAEGYYHLEYTASTPNTDDDPQDNTITSDFVISPSDFSYASIDETTFAPKSSGGSRPIDGSGNPIPYYSQCVNFMSPKASKLAPVSLTFTAMKGSAATNTSMEGEPLMISMYSYDDQFTTIEDAGFANPISSFYELLNTSFDVLEDTSSVTMTANFNPSEIFALDDNQRYLFCVTTFNTEVYFGTDPDKDYNGNLGLYLQPMFPVEAGQGSFNPNGFGPETVPGISVTFIPAEQVSLAKEEMNITMKAYPSPASEELNINFNNYDVNSVELINTVGQTVLTQSVKNNANSTALNVSGLDNGMYIVRVSLTNGMKHTMSVVVNH, encoded by the coding sequence ATGAAAAGATTATTACTTTTTTTAGGAGTCATACTACTCACTTCTAGTATGAGTTTTTCCCAGATAATTGTATCAGGGATCAGCCCGGCAAGTATCGCTGGGAATTACGCTTTTGAATATGGCGCTACAAATCAGGCTTGGGGAAATTCACATATAGATGATCCAGCTTATGCTATTCAAGATGAATTAGTTTTATTTGTAGAAGCAGACGGTGGAAACTTAGGTTGTACAGCTGCTGCAAATGGTGGAGATATCGCTGGTCATATTGCAATTCTTTTTAGAGGTAATTGTGAATTTGGGAAAAAAGCCCTTGAAGCACAAAACGCCGGAGCAATTGGATGTATCATCATTAACAATGTTCCTGGGGCACCCGTAGGGATGAATGGAGGTGCTTCTGGCGCTACCGTTACAATTCCTGTTGTAATGATTTCTGATATAGATGGAGCTTCTCTATTAGCTGAGATGCAAAACGGACCCGTTGTCATGTTTATTGGTAATAAATTAGGTCTTTTCCCTAATGACTTAACTATCAATCCTAATGCTATTTACCGTCCCCAATTCTCTTCTATTCCTTCTGCAATAGCAGAGGATGGTTCTGATTACACTATTAAATTTGGTGGTACAGTATATAACTTTGGTAGTAATGACCAATCTGATATTTCTTTAAATGCTGTTATTACATTCAATGGAACTGAAGTATATAATGAAACTGTTACTTCCTCTGATTTACTAGAAGCTGGTGATAGCGTTGATATATTCCTTCCTGATTTTGCACCTACATCTTGGGCTGAAGGATATTACCATTTAGAATATACTGCTTCTACTCCTAATACAGATGACGATCCACAAGATAATACAATCACTTCTGATTTTGTAATCAGCCCTTCTGATTTCTCATATGCTTCAATTGATGAGACTACATTTGCACCTAAATCATCTGGAGGTTCAAGACCTATCGATGGTAGCGGAAATCCAATTCCATATTATTCTCAATGTGTAAACTTCATGAGTCCAAAGGCAAGCAAGTTAGCTCCTGTTTCTCTTACTTTCACTGCAATGAAGGGAAGTGCAGCTACAAATACATCTATGGAAGGAGAACCATTAATGATTTCCATGTACAGTTACGATGATCAATTCACCACAATTGAGGATGCAGGATTTGCTAATCCAATTTCTTCATTCTATGAATTATTAAATACAAGTTTCGATGTATTAGAAGATACATCTTCAGTTACTATGACTGCTAATTTTAATCCAAGTGAGATATTTGCTTTAGATGATAATCAACGTTATTTATTCTGTGTTACTACATTTAATACAGAAGTTTATTTCGGAACTGATCCTGATAAAGATTACAACGGAAACCTTGGATTATATTTACAACCTATGTTCCCTGTAGAAGCTGGTCAAGGTTCTTTCAATCCAAATGGATTTGGACCAGAGACTGTACCAGGAATATCTGTTACTTTTATCCCTGCTGAACAAGTAAGTCTTGCAAAAGAAGAAATGAATATCACAATGAAAGCATATCCTTCTCCTGCAAGTGAAGAACTTAACATTAACTTTAACAACTATGATGTAAATAGTGTAGAATTGATTAACACTGTTGGTCAAACAGTATTAACTCAATCTGTTAAAAATAATGCAAATAGTACTGCACTTAATGTTTCAGGACTTGATAATGGAATGTATATCGTTCGCGTTAGCTTAACTAACGGAATGAAACACACTATGTCAGTAGTTGTGAATCATTAA
- a CDS encoding CDP-alcohol phosphatidyltransferase family protein has product MAKLNSEYCFLDFSDYGRIPGRKIAFLFKNTFVSPIHLTSSFIIVGTLAIIFLLLDYSILAGLLLILKSIIDASDGALARIRNNPSYVGRYYDSIADFILNFLFLLAICIKTESPIWIMLIAFFCMELQGTLYNFYYVIQRHKTNGDETSQLIEKSPPKSFSYENQKTVNVLFFIYKLSYGTFDRMIYSIDIKAIEGKPFPNWFMSILSFYGLGFQLLIMALLLSLNLHFYIIPFFIFYSIFIPIFVFIRKLWL; this is encoded by the coding sequence ATGGCAAAATTAAATTCGGAATACTGCTTTTTAGATTTTTCAGATTACGGTCGAATTCCTGGTAGAAAAATAGCTTTCCTCTTTAAAAATACCTTTGTATCCCCTATCCACCTCACTAGTTCGTTTATCATTGTAGGGACTCTTGCTATTATCTTCCTTCTTTTAGATTACTCTATTTTAGCGGGTTTATTACTTATTCTTAAATCAATTATAGATGCTTCAGATGGAGCCTTGGCTCGAATACGGAATAACCCTTCTTATGTCGGAAGGTATTACGATTCTATTGCTGATTTTATACTCAATTTCCTATTCTTATTAGCTATATGCATAAAAACTGAATCACCCATTTGGATCATGTTAATTGCATTCTTCTGCATGGAGCTACAAGGAACCTTATATAATTTTTATTATGTGATTCAACGACATAAAACAAATGGAGATGAGACAAGTCAACTGATAGAGAAGTCACCTCCTAAATCATTTTCGTATGAAAATCAAAAAACTGTAAATGTGCTGTTTTTTATTTATAAATTAAGTTATGGGACTTTTGATAGAATGATATATTCCATTGACATTAAAGCTATAGAAGGAAAACCATTCCCAAATTGGTTCATGAGTATTCTTTCCTTTTATGGATTAGGATTTCAACTACTCATAATGGCCCTTCTTTTAAGTCTTAATCTACATTTCTATATTATACCTTTTTTTATTTTCTACTCTATCTTTATTCCTATTTTTGTCTTCATTCGAAAACTATGGCTTTAA
- the bshB1 gene encoding bacillithiol biosynthesis deacetylase BshB1: protein MTNKVDILAIGAHPDDVELSAGATIIKSVAQGKRVAIVDLTQGELGSRGTIETRYEEAANASAIMGIIDRMNLKLADGFFEQNKESLLQLVQAIRYYQPDIVLANAISDRHPDHARGSDFISRACFLSGLLKIVSKCNGAEQLHWRPRVVYHFIQDRYIKPDFIVDVSDFKEQKFQAILAYKTQFYQEGMSGPKTPISGKGFLDSLEARMIQFGRDINVKYGEGFTTERTVGIDDLSILL from the coding sequence ATGACGAATAAAGTAGATATTCTTGCTATTGGAGCGCATCCAGATGATGTAGAACTAAGTGCAGGAGCAACGATAATCAAAAGTGTAGCACAAGGTAAACGTGTTGCCATCGTAGATTTAACTCAAGGAGAATTAGGTTCTCGAGGTACTATTGAAACTCGTTATGAAGAAGCTGCTAATGCTTCAGCAATCATGGGGATAATCGACAGAATGAATTTGAAACTTGCCGATGGGTTTTTTGAACAAAACAAAGAAAGTCTCCTTCAATTAGTGCAAGCTATTCGTTATTATCAACCTGATATTGTATTGGCAAATGCAATCAGTGATCGTCATCCTGACCATGCGAGGGGTAGTGATTTTATATCCAGAGCCTGCTTTCTATCAGGACTTCTTAAAATCGTCAGTAAATGTAATGGGGCTGAACAACTTCATTGGCGCCCAAGAGTAGTTTACCACTTTATCCAAGATAGATATATAAAACCTGATTTCATCGTAGATGTTTCTGATTTTAAAGAGCAAAAATTTCAAGCAATATTGGCTTATAAGACTCAATTTTATCAAGAGGGAATGAGTGGCCCTAAAACTCCCATTTCAGGAAAAGGATTTTTAGACTCACTAGAAGCTCGTATGATACAATTTGGGCGAGATATCAATGTGAAGTATGGAGAAGGATTTACAACTGAAAGAACTGTAGGAATAGATGATTTATCTATATTGCTATAA
- a CDS encoding T9SS type A sorting domain-containing protein — protein sequence MKKILLLTLSCITITFASAQIADSCKLQFGTNLGGLSDYGTEQPFVNLMRSARVWYTKDVGNPSSPWNSGNPDLLTYLSNGYPTHCPQIISGITYPQIAATVWGDTGGWEDGSYTVLFDGTGQLDFWNVSNIQHPTANSYTFDFSFSSNQVVEMKISISDINDPIQNIRIVKNDYLSTYETQPYNPHWLEKVIMFKSVRFMDWGHTNNWGQPDSYDWDFQNDSQFDWEDRAKFDYYTWTTHKGIPYEMFIDLMNKYDVDGWVCVPHNASNDYITQMANFFHSQLNSSRHLTVEYSNEIWNWMFGQAQWLNQYGCINQNVTWPEGTVPYIQNCMDIWTSIWGADVSRLTRAVGVQTGWLDVAQRTAFNMTPGSFDAVAGTYYFGFGQTGHNTLDLLGASATVSDISLAVRNYWSQEKDRMSDIKTQLTDVLNLPFIFYEGGQHLTPSPFGTMPSYAQALLDIQRDTSMYNLYNEWFDFMRTLQDGNEPLQCMNFSLISNRSAQYGSWGIWETMFQDTTIIPAPKLKAIAENMYACWEDETLQIQESNKVETLILYPNPTEDYIIIESPRETSISIYSILGELKLSTSLSSGKNKIDLSPFSAGVYIITSSFGERMKVIKK from the coding sequence ATGAAAAAAATACTATTACTTACATTATCATGCATTACTATTACATTTGCATCCGCTCAAATAGCAGATTCTTGTAAATTACAATTTGGTACTAACCTCGGGGGACTTAGTGATTACGGAACAGAACAACCCTTTGTGAATCTTATGCGTTCAGCCCGTGTTTGGTACACAAAAGATGTTGGAAACCCTAGTTCCCCGTGGAATTCAGGAAACCCAGATTTACTTACTTATTTAAGTAATGGCTACCCTACACATTGTCCACAAATAATTTCGGGAATCACTTACCCACAAATAGCAGCAACTGTTTGGGGAGATACTGGTGGTTGGGAAGATGGTTCTTACACTGTATTATTTGATGGAACTGGGCAGCTTGACTTTTGGAATGTTTCAAATATTCAGCATCCTACTGCTAATTCATACACCTTTGATTTTTCTTTTAGCTCAAATCAGGTAGTTGAAATGAAAATCTCTATTTCTGATATAAATGACCCCATACAGAACATCCGAATAGTAAAAAATGACTACCTATCCACATACGAAACGCAACCTTACAATCCTCATTGGCTTGAAAAGGTTATCATGTTTAAGTCAGTACGATTTATGGATTGGGGGCATACTAATAATTGGGGACAACCTGATTCTTATGATTGGGATTTCCAAAATGATTCTCAATTTGATTGGGAAGATAGGGCAAAATTTGATTATTATACATGGACTACTCATAAAGGAATTCCGTATGAAATGTTTATTGACTTAATGAATAAATACGATGTAGATGGATGGGTATGTGTGCCTCATAATGCAAGTAATGATTACATCACACAGATGGCAAATTTCTTTCATTCACAATTAAATTCTAGCAGACATTTAACTGTTGAATATTCAAACGAAATATGGAATTGGATGTTTGGTCAAGCTCAATGGTTAAACCAATATGGATGTATTAATCAGAATGTAACTTGGCCTGAAGGTACTGTTCCTTATATTCAAAATTGTATGGATATTTGGACTTCTATTTGGGGTGCGGACGTTAGCAGATTAACGCGTGCTGTGGGTGTTCAAACAGGTTGGTTAGATGTTGCACAACGAACAGCTTTCAATATGACTCCTGGCAGTTTTGATGCGGTTGCAGGTACTTATTACTTTGGATTTGGACAAACTGGTCATAACACTTTGGATCTCTTAGGTGCAAGTGCTACTGTATCAGATATCTCTTTGGCTGTAAGAAATTATTGGAGTCAAGAAAAAGATAGAATGAGTGATATCAAGACTCAACTTACAGATGTTCTAAATCTTCCTTTTATTTTTTATGAAGGTGGGCAGCATTTAACCCCTTCTCCATTTGGTACTATGCCGAGTTACGCACAAGCATTGTTAGATATCCAACGAGACACTTCTATGTATAATCTTTATAATGAATGGTTTGATTTTATGCGCACTCTTCAAGATGGCAATGAGCCATTACAATGTATGAATTTCTCTCTCATTTCAAATCGAAGTGCACAATATGGAAGCTGGGGAATATGGGAAACTATGTTTCAAGATACCACTATAATTCCAGCACCAAAGTTAAAGGCAATAGCTGAAAACATGTATGCTTGTTGGGAGGATGAAACTCTTCAGATACAAGAATCAAATAAAGTGGAAACACTTATTTTATATCCGAATCCAACTGAGGATTATATAATTATCGAATCTCCTAGAGAAACATCTATCTCAATTTATTCGATCTTAGGCGAATTGAAATTATCCACTTCTTTATCTTCAGGTAAAAACAAAATAGATTTATCACCATTTAGTGCAGGAGTGTATATCATTACTTCAAGTTTTGGAGAGCGGATGAAGGTCATTAAAAAATAA
- a CDS encoding T9SS type A sorting domain-containing protein encodes MKHVYLLLFMLIGANGFSQIPEFEFQLYFEDAEGNKDTITLGYDSLATDGIDTIFGEINTIEEPWSSDDFQVMITDGYFASINGNATYRTKKQIIEKHCGESWALWSTIFIDFKNAVFPVKINFDYDAFMQNECVRGSIIETTEPDMLWDILGGYYSNVKDFSSGEIFIDKAEPPGDYYFLPTSDYDFTYCHYQDDDGQTIHTLWFLFYDQYLYPTMDIDKIFLNENSYLVYPIPFDESFYIEEMEGLNNLKIHDVLGNDIYYQQTGNSITPSTTARGIYFVSFTANGKFYTVKTIKR; translated from the coding sequence ATGAAACACGTATATCTTTTATTGTTTATGCTGATAGGGGCAAATGGTTTCTCCCAAATCCCTGAATTTGAATTCCAGCTGTATTTTGAAGATGCGGAAGGGAATAAGGATACTATCACTTTAGGTTATGATAGTCTAGCAACGGATGGAATTGATACAATTTTCGGAGAGATTAACACAATAGAAGAACCATGGAGTTCCGATGACTTTCAAGTGATGATAACTGATGGTTATTTTGCTTCTATAAATGGTAACGCAACATATAGAACTAAAAAGCAAATTATAGAAAAACACTGTGGCGAAAGTTGGGCTCTCTGGAGTACTATTTTTATAGATTTCAAAAATGCCGTCTTTCCCGTTAAAATTAATTTTGATTATGATGCATTTATGCAAAATGAATGTGTAAGAGGTAGTATTATAGAAACCACAGAGCCAGATATGCTATGGGATATTCTTGGTGGGTATTATAGTAATGTTAAGGATTTTTCTTCTGGTGAAATATTTATTGACAAGGCTGAACCCCCAGGGGATTATTATTTTTTACCAACTTCAGATTATGATTTTACTTACTGTCATTATCAGGATGACGATGGACAAACCATACATACCTTATGGTTTCTATTTTATGACCAATACTTATATCCTACCATGGATATTGATAAAATTTTTTTAAATGAGAATTCTTATCTTGTATACCCAATACCTTTTGATGAATCATTTTATATTGAGGAGATGGAAGGTCTCAATAATCTTAAGATACATGATGTATTGGGTAATGATATTTATTATCAACAAACAGGAAATAGTATAACTCCATCAACTACCGCAAGAGGTATTTACTTTGTTTCATTTACTGCAAATGGAAAATTTTATACAGTTAAAACAATTAAAAGATGA
- a CDS encoding GNAT family N-acetyltransferase translates to MELVETSFRQAAIQDIPTIWKILQDAILRRKEEGSNQWQDGYPNLDTVENDIQRELGYVLVYENDIIGYTAILINEEPAYQHIQGQWLTEDDFVVFHRVAIAEKYVGKGFAKIILDNIEQLALSKQIYSIKADTNFDNLSMLHLFEKMGYSYCGEVMMRNSSRKAFEKVLR, encoded by the coding sequence ATGGAATTAGTTGAAACATCATTTAGACAGGCTGCAATTCAAGATATCCCTACTATCTGGAAAATACTTCAAGATGCTATCTTAAGAAGAAAAGAAGAAGGGAGTAATCAATGGCAAGATGGCTACCCAAATCTAGATACTGTAGAAAACGATATACAGAGAGAACTTGGATATGTATTAGTTTACGAAAACGATATTATTGGATATACCGCCATTCTAATTAATGAGGAGCCCGCCTATCAACACATACAAGGACAATGGCTAACAGAAGATGATTTTGTTGTATTTCATCGTGTCGCAATCGCTGAAAAATATGTAGGGAAAGGATTTGCCAAAATCATATTAGATAACATTGAGCAATTAGCTCTATCTAAACAAATCTATAGCATTAAGGCTGATACTAATTTCGACAACCTAAGTATGCTTCATCTTTTTGAAAAGATGGGATATTCTTATTGTGGAGAAGTAATGATGCGTAATAGTTCTCGAAAAGCTTTTGAGAAAGTTTTAAGATAG
- a CDS encoding OsmC family protein produces the protein MAEPHFYEVNVEWKRDRIGEISSPDLNDTFEVATPPEFPKGVAGIWSPEHLYAGAINSCYMTTFLAIAENSNLEFTSFSCKTICKLEVVEGKFMISEAVVEPKVDLVHPEKDNDRAIRILEKSEKACLISNSIQTVVTLKHRLTPTV, from the coding sequence ATGGCAGAACCACATTTTTATGAAGTGAATGTAGAATGGAAGAGAGATCGAATAGGAGAGATATCTTCCCCTGATTTAAATGATACGTTTGAAGTAGCTACTCCACCAGAATTTCCTAAAGGAGTTGCAGGTATTTGGTCTCCTGAGCACTTATATGCAGGAGCTATCAATAGTTGTTATATGACAACCTTTTTAGCAATAGCGGAGAATTCAAATTTAGAATTTACGAGTTTTTCTTGTAAAACAATCTGTAAGCTTGAAGTAGTAGAAGGGAAATTTATGATTTCAGAAGCAGTGGTTGAGCCCAAAGTTGATTTAGTTCATCCAGAAAAAGATAATGATCGAGCCATTCGTATTTTAGAGAAATCAGAGAAAGCGTGTTTGATTAGTAATTCTATTCAAACAGTTGTTACTCTGAAACACAGATTAACTCCGACAGTATAG
- a CDS encoding T9SS type A sorting domain-containing protein: MDAASLGVLPNGMLLEILLANPDATKGERFLQELDESTHNTFPAYMKDYVRNNYDALTLRTQLEGQIASIYTQLVSTRNFVKNIRNLAETYSYQERLETASMGNNLSQKTALMDFFIENLEFEKADSVLQTVKTDKRWKDNTSFINQMDNYITFRASLGSRNLAQLTVSEIDYLQILAGEEGRVAGYAQNILCFFYGICYEKNLLPNTSQQKPTSFTSNTAELNNILYNVKVYPNPASSYTSISWDIYDNLKDAGYSVVDLSGREQLQGKLSSNQGEEVIDTRGFKQGVYIIAIYNNGELKVSRKLVVERE, from the coding sequence TTGGATGCAGCTTCACTCGGAGTTCTTCCCAATGGCATGCTACTGGAAATATTACTTGCCAATCCAGATGCTACAAAAGGCGAACGATTCTTACAAGAACTTGATGAATCTACACATAATACATTTCCTGCTTATATGAAAGATTATGTAAGGAATAACTATGATGCACTCACTCTACGCACCCAACTAGAAGGCCAAATAGCCTCCATTTATACTCAATTGGTAAGTACGAGAAATTTTGTAAAAAACATTCGAAACTTAGCAGAAACATACAGTTATCAGGAACGTTTGGAAACAGCTTCAATGGGAAACAATTTATCACAAAAGACAGCACTTATGGACTTCTTTATTGAAAATCTGGAATTCGAAAAGGCAGACTCTGTCTTACAAACTGTAAAAACAGATAAAAGATGGAAAGATAATACTTCATTTATCAATCAGATGGATAATTACATCACCTTTAGAGCAAGCCTTGGCAGCAGAAATCTAGCACAACTCACCGTTTCCGAAATTGATTATCTACAAATTCTAGCAGGCGAGGAAGGAAGAGTGGCAGGTTATGCTCAAAACATTCTCTGTTTCTTCTACGGCATCTGCTATGAGAAGAATCTCTTACCAAACACGTCACAACAAAAACCTACATCATTTACGTCAAACACAGCAGAATTAAACAACATCTTGTATAATGTAAAAGTTTATCCTAATCCAGCAAGTTCCTACACAAGTATATCGTGGGATATCTACGACAACTTAAAAGATGCTGGATATAGCGTAGTGGATTTAAGTGGTAGGGAGCAACTACAAGGTAAACTTTCATCCAATCAAGGTGAAGAGGTGATAGACACTAGAGGATTCAAACAGGGGGTGTATATTATTGCCATTTATAACAACGGAGAGTTGAAGGTGAGCAGAAAGTTGGTGGTTGAAAGAGAATGA
- a CDS encoding universal stress protein, with product MSNKTNLLVPIDFTEVTENAFTFALDIAKDHHTSIILLHIVSYPTDRLEAEQKLKNLISKHVKDNEVEVDFRVVIGKVLTDIGIIADSIGVDLIIMGTHSTSIWQKIFGSPAMSVVSNSSVPFVLIQKKTDFSKINTIVMTLDMAAETTQVVRHAARFAKIFHSKLYLVARNYTDELLRKNINVNLIIVNDYLQKNNLEMEIKLLDDKDYEKALVDFCKEVNANLLAATYYKETFQMFSSNIVQELAENNLGIPVLTYNGEDSSIPSNFGFITT from the coding sequence ATGTCAAACAAAACCAATTTACTTGTACCTATAGACTTTACTGAAGTCACAGAAAATGCATTTACTTTTGCATTAGACATTGCAAAAGATCATCACACTTCTATCATTTTATTACATATTGTATCCTATCCTACTGATAGATTAGAAGCTGAACAGAAGTTAAAAAATCTAATAAGCAAACATGTCAAAGACAATGAAGTTGAAGTAGATTTTCGTGTCGTTATAGGCAAGGTCCTAACTGATATTGGAATTATTGCTGATTCTATTGGAGTTGACCTTATCATTATGGGAACTCACAGTACTTCTATCTGGCAGAAGATCTTTGGAAGCCCCGCTATGTCAGTTGTTTCTAATAGTAGCGTTCCATTCGTTTTAATTCAGAAAAAAACAGATTTTTCAAAAATAAATACCATTGTTATGACATTGGATATGGCTGCAGAAACAACTCAAGTAGTACGCCATGCAGCTAGATTTGCAAAGATATTTCACTCTAAATTATATTTAGTTGCTCGAAATTATACAGATGAACTTTTACGGAAAAATATCAATGTTAATCTAATTATTGTAAACGATTACTTACAAAAGAACAATCTTGAAATGGAGATTAAACTTCTAGATGATAAAGATTATGAAAAAGCACTTGTTGATTTCTGTAAAGAAGTAAATGCCAATTTATTAGCTGCCACTTATTACAAAGAAACATTTCAAATGTTTTCCTCTAACATTGTTCAGGAATTAGCAGAAAATAATTTAGGAATTCCTGTTTTAACATATAATGGGGAAGATTCATCAATTCCTTCAAATTTTGGATTTATTACTACATAA
- a CDS encoding polysaccharide biosynthesis C-terminal domain-containing protein gives MLKKIIASIFSKGITAISNLLILLISAKYLGAYGRGEMAIVVLGISIVGIFQSIFSGPSLSYLIPRYSFFRLILSALLWNILISLTLPFILAYSGLFPIEYLYDLLLLTILLSSISIFQYIFIGTEKIHPYNLIEIIKASTTAFFLYWFIVHQGNATIQAVIESLYAAYIISFIFAIIFAVWVLRKKKFNTTNERGLFYKFLKIGFQMQLNNISQMINYRFCYYLVEKFLGLASLGVFSVATSLIEGVWVIFNGISLVHYSKSVNLKNIQLQVKLTQHLTKLSFLLTLPAILIIILLPDSFYNWLLGSEFEGLRPIFASMSLGVLLLATFAILNHHFSAVEKNLINVKSSFIGNIVTISIGLLTIQSYGIYAGGIATSIAYLIMFSYLIFRFNKMYHLQINWIFNPKGKLRDLFDFKIYN, from the coding sequence ATGCTGAAAAAAATAATAGCCTCTATTTTTAGCAAAGGAATCACTGCGATAAGTAATCTTTTGATACTTCTCATCTCAGCAAAATATTTAGGCGCTTATGGAAGAGGAGAAATGGCTATTGTTGTATTAGGCATTTCAATTGTTGGTATCTTCCAAAGTATTTTTTCGGGACCTTCATTATCTTATTTAATTCCGCGCTATTCATTCTTTAGATTAATTCTATCGGCTCTATTATGGAATATACTGATATCTTTAACCCTACCTTTTATTCTAGCTTATTCTGGACTTTTTCCAATAGAGTATCTATACGATTTGTTACTTCTTACCATTTTATTGAGTTCTATTTCTATATTTCAGTATATATTTATTGGAACAGAAAAAATCCACCCATATAATTTGATAGAAATCATTAAAGCAAGTACTACTGCATTTTTCCTATATTGGTTTATTGTTCATCAAGGAAATGCTACTATCCAAGCCGTTATAGAAAGTCTTTATGCAGCCTATATAATTTCTTTCATATTTGCTATCATATTTGCTGTTTGGGTGCTAAGAAAAAAGAAATTCAACACCACTAATGAGAGAGGTCTTTTTTATAAATTTCTTAAAATCGGTTTTCAGATGCAGTTAAACAATATTTCTCAAATGATTAATTACCGTTTTTGCTATTATCTAGTAGAAAAATTTCTAGGATTAGCTAGTCTGGGCGTTTTCTCTGTTGCTACCTCCTTGATAGAGGGAGTGTGGGTAATTTTCAATGGAATTAGTTTAGTTCATTATAGCAAATCAGTTAATCTAAAAAACATACAACTTCAAGTTAAATTGACCCAACATCTTACCAAACTTAGTTTTCTTTTAACTTTACCTGCAATCCTTATCATAATTTTATTGCCGGATAGCTTCTATAATTGGCTTCTAGGAAGTGAATTTGAAGGTTTACGCCCTATTTTTGCCTCCATGAGTTTAGGGGTACTTCTATTAGCTACCTTTGCTATTCTTAACCATCATTTTTCGGCAGTAGAAAAAAATCTTATTAATGTAAAATCTTCTTTCATTGGAAATATTGTTACGATTTCTATAGGGTTATTAACTATTCAGAGTTATGGAATATATGCTGGAGGAATTGCTACTAGTATTGCTTATCTCATCATGTTTTCTTATCTTATCTTCAGATTTAATAAGATGTATCATCTGCAGATAAATTGGATTTTTAACCCAAAAGGAAAATTAAGAGACCTTTTTGATTTTAAGATATATAACTAA